A part of Gemmatimonas groenlandica genomic DNA contains:
- a CDS encoding Ohr family peroxiredoxin → MSHINVSELDTTALFSIAATATGGRDGRIATADGRLESRLAFPPELGGDGNGLSPEHLFAAGHAACFASSVKVAAQHAGVRVSTVRVTATVTVQRESSGAFRLRSALEVDAPELPPAQAAAIIEATHGICMYSRALAGHADVTATWLAPAV, encoded by the coding sequence ATGTCACATATCAACGTATCCGAACTCGACACGACGGCCCTGTTCTCCATTGCCGCCACGGCCACCGGTGGCCGCGATGGTCGCATCGCCACCGCCGACGGCCGACTCGAAAGCCGTCTCGCCTTTCCCCCGGAACTTGGGGGCGACGGCAACGGCCTCAGTCCCGAGCACCTCTTCGCGGCGGGGCACGCCGCATGCTTTGCCTCCTCGGTCAAAGTGGCGGCGCAACATGCTGGCGTCAGAGTCTCAACCGTTCGGGTCACGGCAACGGTCACGGTGCAGCGTGAATCGTCGGGCGCCTTTCGCCTGCGCAGCGCACTGGAGGTCGACGCCCCAGAGCTGCCCCCCGCTCAGGCCGCGGCCATCATTGAAGCGACACACGGCATCTGCATGTACTCGCGAGCGCTCGCCGGGCACGCGGACGTCACCGCCACCTGGCTTGCGCCAGCGGTGTAA
- a CDS encoding BLUF domain-containing protein: MSNALYSLAYFSRNSIVGTADEVQANIAAILRTARRSNAQSGVTGALLFSDGCFAQVLEGERTQVETIFETIQCDPRHHDVTILHLHEIEARSFGAWSMAFAGIDGVSVDPQLQHDGMHDLAGIMAQDAGQNLLASLHSVVHRDDLARRADG, encoded by the coding sequence ATGTCGAACGCCCTCTACAGCCTGGCGTACTTCAGCCGTAACAGCATCGTCGGCACCGCCGACGAAGTGCAGGCCAACATCGCCGCGATTTTGCGCACCGCGCGACGCTCCAACGCGCAGTCCGGCGTCACCGGTGCGTTGCTGTTCAGCGACGGATGTTTCGCACAAGTGCTCGAAGGTGAGCGCACGCAGGTGGAGACGATCTTCGAAACGATTCAGTGCGACCCACGTCATCACGATGTCACCATCCTGCACCTGCACGAAATCGAAGCGCGCAGCTTCGGTGCCTGGTCGATGGCGTTCGCAGGTATCGACGGCGTTTCGGTCGACCCGCAGTTGCAGCACGACGGCATGCACGATCTCGCGGGTATTATGGCCCAGGACGCGGGCCAGAACCTGCTGGCTTCGCTCCACAGCGTGGTGCATCGCGACGATCTGGCGCGCCGCGCCGACGGCTAG
- a CDS encoding SDR family oxidoreductase, producing the protein MIDFTQNRLREKVVLIVGGSSGIGLAAARQAAAQGASLALLARNAERLATAATAVRTAGTASVSTHAVDATDVTALEAAFAEVQRIHGAIDHVLLTAGGATLAPLLDHRSIDEQVAPLEQRIRTAIITVRALAPGMRDGGSFVFVGGISTDRPVKGAWATGVATAAAEQLARTLALELAPIRANAISPGWIDTPMWDGVLGDEKSDVFAQIVARTPIGRFASAEETADAALFLMQNGGITGEVLHIDGGQRLT; encoded by the coding sequence ATGATCGACTTCACTCAAAACCGACTTCGCGAGAAGGTGGTCCTCATCGTCGGAGGGAGTTCGGGAATCGGACTCGCTGCGGCGAGACAGGCGGCGGCGCAAGGCGCGTCGCTCGCACTCTTGGCGCGTAACGCGGAGCGGCTCGCCACCGCCGCCACGGCGGTACGCACGGCGGGTACGGCGTCCGTGAGCACACACGCGGTCGATGCCACCGATGTCACCGCGCTCGAGGCGGCGTTTGCCGAGGTGCAACGCATTCACGGGGCCATCGACCATGTGCTGCTCACCGCCGGTGGCGCCACGTTGGCACCGTTGCTCGACCATCGCAGCATCGACGAGCAGGTCGCACCACTCGAGCAGCGCATCCGCACGGCGATCATCACGGTGCGCGCGCTCGCCCCCGGTATGCGAGACGGTGGATCGTTTGTGTTCGTCGGCGGCATCTCCACCGATCGTCCGGTCAAAGGGGCATGGGCGACCGGCGTCGCCACAGCTGCCGCGGAGCAGCTTGCCCGTACGCTCGCGCTCGAACTGGCGCCGATACGCGCCAATGCCATCTCGCCCGGCTGGATCGACACCCCGATGTGGGATGGCGTACTGGGCGACGAAAAGTCGGACGTGTTCGCCCAGATCGTCGCGCGCACGCCCATCGGTCGATTTGCGTCCGCTGAGGAGACGGCGGATGCGGCGCTTTTCCTGATGCAGAATGGCGGTATCACCGGCGAAGTCCTGCACATCGATGGCGGACAGCGCCTCACCTGA
- a CDS encoding putative bifunctional diguanylate cyclase/phosphodiesterase has translation MATDEDRLTGLCTRPTLRERLAEALAQATPDGPQPALLALDLDRFQEVNDSTGLATGDGVLSRVARRIVSAAPPGATVARISGDEFAVLLPDSSTGEAVAARLLELIGRPYAVNGHAVTISVSIGLALSPHDGGDADALLRSASIALHHAEAAGKNHSVRFEPWMQASASARQSLETDLRAALALNKVELRKAMVVDQFKIYYQPQVSLPDMQLTGFEALVRWQHPVRGMINPDDFIPLAEEIGLIGLLGDWVMHTACRTAAAWPLLSNGRALQVAVNVSPIQLRERRALVASIADALAQSGLDAARLEVEITESALIGDACETLRSIKHLGVTLALDDFGTGFSSLSQLAHYPFDRLKIDRSFVRNLPDGADLTSADATHARWMIQAIASLGSGLDMCTIAEGVETIAQAEMVRAAGVTDIQGFLISRPVPEGDVLALVRRLDAASTDAIHIFTEINHVERPLQPGVLQP, from the coding sequence ATGGCCACAGACGAAGATCGCCTCACGGGCTTGTGTACGCGTCCCACGCTACGCGAGCGACTGGCCGAGGCGCTGGCCCAGGCGACCCCCGACGGTCCGCAGCCGGCGTTGTTGGCGCTCGACCTCGATCGCTTTCAGGAGGTCAACGATAGCACGGGCCTGGCCACTGGCGACGGCGTACTCAGTCGTGTGGCGCGCCGCATCGTGAGCGCCGCACCACCGGGGGCAACGGTCGCCCGCATCAGTGGTGATGAATTCGCCGTGCTGTTGCCGGATTCGAGTACCGGCGAAGCGGTCGCGGCGCGTCTGCTCGAACTGATTGGCCGACCATATGCCGTGAACGGTCACGCCGTCACGATCAGCGTCAGCATCGGTCTCGCGCTGTCACCGCACGATGGCGGTGATGCCGACGCGCTGCTGCGTTCCGCGAGTATTGCGCTGCACCACGCTGAGGCGGCAGGCAAGAACCACTCGGTTCGCTTCGAACCATGGATGCAGGCCAGCGCCAGCGCGCGCCAGTCGCTCGAAACCGACCTGCGAGCCGCCCTGGCGCTCAACAAAGTGGAGCTGCGCAAAGCGATGGTAGTGGACCAGTTCAAGATCTACTACCAGCCGCAGGTGTCGTTGCCGGATATGCAGCTCACGGGGTTCGAGGCGCTGGTGCGCTGGCAACATCCGGTGCGCGGTATGATCAATCCCGACGACTTCATCCCGCTGGCCGAAGAGATCGGTCTGATTGGTTTGCTGGGCGACTGGGTGATGCACACGGCCTGTCGGACGGCCGCCGCCTGGCCCCTGTTGTCGAATGGGCGGGCGCTGCAGGTAGCGGTGAACGTGTCGCCGATTCAGTTGCGCGAACGACGCGCGCTGGTGGCGAGCATTGCCGACGCGCTGGCCCAATCAGGGTTGGACGCCGCGCGTCTGGAAGTCGAGATCACCGAAAGCGCGTTGATCGGCGATGCATGCGAGACACTGCGATCTATCAAGCACCTCGGTGTCACGCTGGCGCTCGACGATTTTGGCACGGGCTTCTCCTCGCTGAGTCAACTGGCACACTACCCGTTTGATCGACTGAAGATCGATCGCTCGTTCGTCCGGAATTTGCCCGATGGCGCTGACCTGACGAGTGCCGACGCCACGCACGCGCGATGGATGATCCAGGCGATTGCCTCGTTGGGGAGTGGCCTCGACATGTGCACGATCGCCGAGGGCGTGGAGACCATCGCGCAGGCCGAGATGGTGCGCGCCGCCGGCGTCACCGATATCCAGGGATTTCTCATTTCGCGTCCAGTCCCCGAGGGCGATGTCCTCGCGCTCGTGCGACGACTCGATGCAGCCAGCACCGATGCCATTCACATTTTCACCGAGATCAACCATGTCGAACGCCCTCTACAGCCTGGCGTACTTCAGCCGTAA